Proteins co-encoded in one Bombus pyrosoma isolate SC7728 linkage group LG4, ASM1482585v1, whole genome shotgun sequence genomic window:
- the LOC122567110 gene encoding glutathione synthetase-like has product MDTELSLPSSKQELEELIEKAKDWALMHGMCMRSKQNFNRNILQFAPFILMPSPFPRKEFENACSIQIILNILIHRVAQDYNFLKATLEETIKVDNFTKKLFEICKIINREGGSAQKISLGILRSDLMLDTSCPQEDTIKKCIPYCCWKQVEINTIASGFGWLGPASTELHKFVLRELGYYKEIKNLPENNALEIICSSMIKAWKIYGNEQAVILFVVEDVTYNICDQRFHEFEIKKQNPNVRVIRRNLTQLAATAKLGSNKELIVDNYIISVVYYRCGYEPEQYHTQKEWDIRLLIERSLAIKCPTIQYHLAGTKKVQQALAKPGVISRFLKNEKICAEIKEIFTELYALDFDEHGDAAVEMGITNPHCYVLKPQREGGCNNKYGLDIKYFLESVKNKQDRVAWILMDKIHPPIHKSHMIRPENNMSTESQELVSELGIFGVIIADENNVYLNKQSGHMLRTKLATANEGGVASGLGACDSPFLIN; this is encoded by the exons ATGGACACAGAACTTAGTTTACCTTCTTCTAAACAAGAGCTCGAAGAATTGatagaaaaagcaaaagattGGGCACTTATGCATGGAATGTGTATGAGatcaaaacaaaatttcaatagaaacATTCTACAATTTGCACCGTTTATTCTGATGCCATCTCCATTTCCTAGAAAAGAGTTCGAGAACGCTTGTTCgattcaaataatattgaatatactTATACATAGAGTTGCCCAGGACTacaatttcttaaaagcaACTTTAGAAGAAACGATTAAAGTTGACAATTTTACCAAAAAGTTATTTGAaatctgtaaaattataaacagaGAAGGGGGATCAGCACAAAAAATATCTCTTGGTATATTGCGTTCAGACTTAATGTTGGATACATCTTGTCCACAAGAAGATACAATTAAGAAATGTATACCATATTGTTGTTGGAAAcaagttgaaataaatacaattgcATCTGGCTTTGGTTGGTTAGGACCTGCTTCAACTGAATTACACAAATTTGTATTAAGAGAGCTTGGatattacaaagaaataaaaaatcttccaGAAAATAATGCACTGGAAATAATATGTTCAAGTATGATTAAAGCATGGAAGATATATGGAAATGAACA agcagtaattttatttgttgttgaagatgttacatataatatatgtgaTCAACGCTTTCacgaatttgaaattaagaaacagAATCCAAATGTTAGAGttattcgtagaaatttaaCACAATTGGCAGCTACTGCCAAATTGGGTTCTAACAAAGAATTGATAGTagacaattatattatatctgtagTGTACTACCGATGTGGGTACGAACCTGAACAATATCATACACAGAAAGAATGGGATATAAGATTATTAATAGAAAGATCATTGGCAATTAAATGTCCTACCATACAGTATCATTTAGCAGGAACTAAGAAAGTTCAACAAGCACTTGCAAAGCCAGGTGTAATTagtagatttttaaaaaatgaaaaaatatgtgcagaaattaaagaaatattcactG AACTTTATGCATTAGATTTTGATGAACATGGGGATGCCGCTGTAGAAATGGGAATTACAAATCCACATTGTTATGTACTAAAACCTCAACGAGAAGGAGGTTGCAATAACAAATATGgattagatataaaatattttttagaatctgTAAAGAATAAGCAAGACAGAGTAGCTTGGATTCTTATGGACAAAATTCATCCTCCAATTCATAAGAGTCATATGATCAGACCTGAAAATAATATGAGTACAGAATCCCAAGAATTAGTTTCTGAATTAGGAATATTTGGTGTTATAATAGCagatgaaaataatgtatatcTTAATAAGCAAAGTGGTCATATGTTACGGACAAAGTTAGCTACTGCTAATGAAGGTGGTGTTGCATCAGGATTGGGTGCATGTGACAGTCcatttctaataaattga